One window of the Vigna radiata var. radiata cultivar VC1973A chromosome 1, Vradiata_ver6, whole genome shotgun sequence genome contains the following:
- the LOC106756879 gene encoding stellacyanin isoform X2 has protein sequence MGVEAYNYSTVIMFYLFIITSFIVPHAKGENYIVGDSYGWIDFVDFNNWCDGKEFHVGDVLVYESCMKDSYMKRFTSGNDSIILEKGGAWFICGVDDHCENGQKLHINVTP, from the exons atggGTGTTGAGGCTTATAATTACTCCACAGTAATCATGTTCTATCTTTTCATCATAACCTCCTTCATTGTGCCTCATGCAAAGGGAGAAAATTACATTGTTGGTGACAGTTATGGTTGGATTGACTTCGTAGATTTCAACAACTGGTGTGATGGAAAAGAGTTTCATGTTGGTGATGTTCTAG TTTATGAGAGTTGCATGAAGGACTCATATATGAAAAGGTTCACCAGTGGCAACGACTCAATAATTTTAGAGAAAGGTGGTGCATGGTTCATATGTGGAGTTGATGATCACTGTGAAAATGGGCAGAAGCTCCACATCAATGTAACTCCTTAA
- the LOC106774839 gene encoding retinol dehydrogenase 12 isoform X2 yields the protein MATTTSSSSNEAPETKNKKKECLGWIEWLRGWFYLIYEMLFQRIMASHLHNPMPLPPVNDLTCIVTGSTSGIGLEIARQLAQSGAHVVMAVRNTKAAQELIQKWQIDSSGLSIPLNVEVMQVDLLSLDSVVRFAEAWNARSAPLHVLINNAGIFSIGEPQKFSKDGYEQHLQVNHLAPALLSILLLPSLIRGSPSRIVNVNSVMHHVGFVDTDDMNVTSGKRKFSSLVGYSSSKLAEARDLPKLVQAAYHLIPYFIFSAQEGARSALFAATDPQVPEYCDMLKADEWPVCAFISQDCRPANPSEEAHSVQTSYEVWEKTLEMIGLPSDAVERLLDGEEVKCRYGQEQ from the exons atggCAACTACGACGTCGTCTTCAAGCAATGAAGCGCCGGAGACGAAGAATAAGAAGAAGGAGTGTTTGGGTTGGATAGAGTGGTTAAGAGGGTGGTTCTATTTGATCTATGAAATGCTCTTTCAGCGCATCATGGCCAGCCATTTGCACAACCCCATGCCGCTCCCTCCCGTCAACGACCTCACTTGCATTGTCACAGGCTCCACCAGTGGCATTGGTCTCGAAATCGCAAG GCAATTGGCACAGTCAGGTGCTCATGTTGTTATGGCCGTCAGGAACACAAAGGCAGCCCAGGAGTTGATCCAGAAGTGGCAGATTGACTCTTCAGGATTGAGTATTCCTCTTAATGTTGAG GTAATGCAAGTTGATCTTCTCTCGTTGGACTCTGTTGTGAGGTTTGCTGAAGCATGGAATGCTCGTTCAGCACCCTTGCATGTTCTCATCAATAATGCTGGAATTTTTTCCATTGGAG AGCcgcaaaaattttcaaaagatggTTATGAACAGCACTTGCAAGTGAATCATCTGGCTCCTGCGTTGCTTTCTATACTTCTTTTGCCATCCCTTATTAGGGGTTCTCCTAGTCGCATTGTTAATGTGAATTCCGTA ATGCATCATGTTGGCTTTGTAGACACGGATGATATGAATGTCACATCTGGAAAAAGGAAATTTTCTAGTTTGGTAGGGTACTCAAGCAGCAAGTTGGCAGAG GCAAGAGATCTTCCAAAACTGGTTCAAGCTGCGTATCATTTGATCCCTTACTTCATCTTTAGTGCTCAAGAAG GTGCAAGGAGTGCGCTTTTTGCTGCCACCGATCCTCAAGTTCCAGAGTATTGTGACATGTTGAAAGCAGACGAGTGGCCCGTTTGTGCCTTTATTTCTCAAGATTGTCGTCCAGCAAATCCATCAGAAGAAGCACACAGTGTTCAGACATCATATGAAGTTTGGGAGAAGACATTAGAGATGATTGGCCTTCCTTCAGATGCCGTGGAGAGGCTTTTAGACGGGGAAGAAGTTAAATGCCGTTATGGACAAGAACAGTAA
- the LOC106756879 gene encoding mavicyanin isoform X1: protein MGVEAYNYSTVIMFYLFIITSFIVPHAKGENYIVGDSYGWIDFVDFNNWCDGKEFHVGDVLVFNYDSSQHNVLQVDSTVYESCMKDSYMKRFTSGNDSIILEKGGAWFICGVDDHCENGQKLHINVTP from the exons atggGTGTTGAGGCTTATAATTACTCCACAGTAATCATGTTCTATCTTTTCATCATAACCTCCTTCATTGTGCCTCATGCAAAGGGAGAAAATTACATTGTTGGTGACAGTTATGGTTGGATTGACTTCGTAGATTTCAACAACTGGTGTGATGGAAAAGAGTTTCATGTTGGTGATGTTCTAG TGTTCAATTATGACAGCAGCCAACATAATGTATTGCAAGTTGATTCCACAGTTTATGAGAGTTGCATGAAGGACTCATATATGAAAAGGTTCACCAGTGGCAACGACTCAATAATTTTAGAGAAAGGTGGTGCATGGTTCATATGTGGAGTTGATGATCACTGTGAAAATGGGCAGAAGCTCCACATCAATGTAACTCCTTAA
- the LOC106774839 gene encoding retinol dehydrogenase 12 isoform X1 yields MATTTSSSSNEAPETKNKKKECLGWIEWLRGWFYLIYEMLFQRIMASHLHNPMPLPPVNDLTCIVTGSTSGIGLEIARQLAQSGAHVVMAVRNTKAAQELIQKWQIDSSGLSIPLNVEVMQVDLLSLDSVVRFAEAWNARSAPLHVLINNAGIFSIGEPQKFSKDGYEQHLQVNHLAPALLSILLLPSLIRGSPSRIVNVNSVMHHVGFVDTDDMNVTSGKRKFSSLVGYSSSKLAEIMFSSILNKRLPAESGISVLCVSPGIVQTNVARDLPKLVQAAYHLIPYFIFSAQEGARSALFAATDPQVPEYCDMLKADEWPVCAFISQDCRPANPSEEAHSVQTSYEVWEKTLEMIGLPSDAVERLLDGEEVKCRYGQEQ; encoded by the exons atggCAACTACGACGTCGTCTTCAAGCAATGAAGCGCCGGAGACGAAGAATAAGAAGAAGGAGTGTTTGGGTTGGATAGAGTGGTTAAGAGGGTGGTTCTATTTGATCTATGAAATGCTCTTTCAGCGCATCATGGCCAGCCATTTGCACAACCCCATGCCGCTCCCTCCCGTCAACGACCTCACTTGCATTGTCACAGGCTCCACCAGTGGCATTGGTCTCGAAATCGCAAG GCAATTGGCACAGTCAGGTGCTCATGTTGTTATGGCCGTCAGGAACACAAAGGCAGCCCAGGAGTTGATCCAGAAGTGGCAGATTGACTCTTCAGGATTGAGTATTCCTCTTAATGTTGAG GTAATGCAAGTTGATCTTCTCTCGTTGGACTCTGTTGTGAGGTTTGCTGAAGCATGGAATGCTCGTTCAGCACCCTTGCATGTTCTCATCAATAATGCTGGAATTTTTTCCATTGGAG AGCcgcaaaaattttcaaaagatggTTATGAACAGCACTTGCAAGTGAATCATCTGGCTCCTGCGTTGCTTTCTATACTTCTTTTGCCATCCCTTATTAGGGGTTCTCCTAGTCGCATTGTTAATGTGAATTCCGTA ATGCATCATGTTGGCTTTGTAGACACGGATGATATGAATGTCACATCTGGAAAAAGGAAATTTTCTAGTTTGGTAGGGTACTCAAGCAGCAAGTTGGCAGAG ATTATGTTTAGTAGTATTCTTAATAAACGACTCCCTGCTGAATCTGGCATCAGTGTATTGTGTGTATCGCCTGGAATTGTCCAGACCAATGTT GCAAGAGATCTTCCAAAACTGGTTCAAGCTGCGTATCATTTGATCCCTTACTTCATCTTTAGTGCTCAAGAAG GTGCAAGGAGTGCGCTTTTTGCTGCCACCGATCCTCAAGTTCCAGAGTATTGTGACATGTTGAAAGCAGACGAGTGGCCCGTTTGTGCCTTTATTTCTCAAGATTGTCGTCCAGCAAATCCATCAGAAGAAGCACACAGTGTTCAGACATCATATGAAGTTTGGGAGAAGACATTAGAGATGATTGGCCTTCCTTCAGATGCCGTGGAGAGGCTTTTAGACGGGGAAGAAGTTAAATGCCGTTATGGACAAGAACAGTAA